The following proteins are co-located in the Haloarcula marismortui ATCC 43049 genome:
- a CDS encoding 4Fe-4S dicluster domain-containing protein has product MAIDPEFEENRDVVEQHDGHNVWGPVDEPEELGIHGTHVAVDFDICIADGACLEDCPVDVFEWVDTPDHPESEIKADPAHEDQCIDCMLCVDVCPVDAIDVDPGRAGRI; this is encoded by the coding sequence ATGGCCATAGACCCGGAGTTTGAGGAGAACCGCGACGTTGTCGAACAGCACGACGGACACAATGTCTGGGGCCCGGTCGACGAGCCCGAGGAACTGGGCATCCACGGGACACACGTCGCCGTCGACTTCGACATCTGCATCGCCGACGGTGCGTGTCTAGAGGACTGTCCTGTCGACGTATTCGAGTGGGTCGACACGCCGGATCATCCGGAGAGCGAGATCAAGGCTGACCCGGCTCACGAGGACCAGTGCATCGACTGTATGCTCTGTGTCGATGTGTGTCCGGTCGACGCCATCGACGTGGACCCGGGTCGCGCTGGTCGCATCTAA
- a CDS encoding Hsp20/alpha crystallin family protein, giving the protein MALPTTTPSSWMRGLDLPSRLFETGSDDYELYEEDDEFVLNVELPGFDVEDIDVSWDDGMLNIAAEREDEQRGERRTYHRRFRFPKRVDDEGIAANYTNGILEVRLPVEVGATARGKQIKVEG; this is encoded by the coding sequence ATGGCACTGCCAACAACCACACCGAGTTCCTGGATGCGCGGTCTTGACCTTCCGTCCCGCCTGTTCGAAACCGGTAGCGACGACTACGAACTGTACGAAGAGGACGACGAGTTCGTCCTCAACGTCGAGCTCCCGGGCTTTGATGTCGAGGACATCGACGTCTCCTGGGACGACGGCATGTTGAACATCGCCGCCGAACGTGAGGACGAACAGCGCGGCGAGCGTCGGACCTACCACCGACGCTTCCGGTTCCCGAAGCGGGTCGACGATGAGGGTATCGCCGCGAACTACACCAACGGTATCCTCGAGGTGCGCCTGCCCGTCGAGGTAGGCGCGACGGCCCGCGGCAAGCAGATCAAGGTCGAAGGTTGA
- a CDS encoding PAS domain S-box protein, protein MYGRFVTALWVLAGLSAVFSLLAWRKREGPGGTPMVVFHLALAVGASSYAVDITATALSTQLLARQVATIAQGVVAITWLYAALQYADFDRSVTRRAVGFLSLDLLVLVGVFVFPGVSLFDLPPSGSVGSLVVAPGAGLTAVFVAHIATILIAALAGTIVLIQLFVRSRHLYRTQAAAVLIAALAPWTIALTQQYFLQIPEDATIFAWGVSGIAMTTGLYTFKTLDPVPAAQETIVEQMGDGTLVVDIDGCISHANPAAETLLAGPEESLVGQQVEAVIPTWDSLTVDDEQADWSELALSVDGQQRFVELEVTPFADRFDGLVGRLVVLRDITERKRREQRLTQYKTIFEGVSEPVYVLDEHDQFVTYNDPFAKLVGTVEDSLVGERFETVLGQMGTEPMDGGSEEVLIRTASGEQVPCEVDAADIELASGESGRVGIVRDISQRKEIESELAMTTERLETLVEAAPLAIVALDASATVEVWNPAATELFGWRADEVLGDTVPVIPAENRRQTAELHAQVLEGERLSGHETELERKDGSRVDVSLAAAPIRDLSGTVVGSVSVVTDITERKRREQQLELQNERLDEFASLVSHDLRNPLQVASGHLELASQDADSGVRESITAATDALDRMETLIDHTLTLAREGRDISDPELISLRETFSRAWDAAPTSAAEHRVRDSPEHVLADPDRLAELFQNLVQNAVEHGSDGATPGAGPAADGGGVVTITLGATPDGFYVADDGPGIPPDQRDAVLESGYSTDDDGTGFGLAIVETIAEAHGWELTVTDSEAGGARFEFSGVETGSQGEEPTAGSL, encoded by the coding sequence ATGTACGGCCGCTTCGTGACGGCTTTATGGGTCCTAGCTGGCCTTTCCGCAGTGTTTTCACTGCTCGCGTGGCGTAAGCGTGAGGGACCTGGCGGGACACCGATGGTGGTGTTTCACCTCGCCTTAGCAGTCGGTGCTTCCAGCTACGCTGTCGACATCACCGCGACGGCGCTGTCGACCCAGTTGCTGGCTCGGCAGGTCGCAACCATCGCTCAGGGCGTAGTCGCCATCACCTGGCTGTACGCCGCGTTGCAGTACGCCGACTTCGACAGGTCGGTGACGCGGCGAGCTGTCGGGTTCCTATCGCTTGACCTGTTGGTGCTTGTGGGCGTGTTCGTCTTCCCGGGCGTATCACTGTTCGACCTCCCGCCCAGCGGCTCTGTGGGGTCACTGGTGGTGGCTCCGGGGGCTGGGCTCACAGCAGTGTTCGTCGCCCACATAGCGACGATTCTGATTGCGGCGCTTGCCGGGACAATCGTTCTTATTCAGTTGTTCGTCCGCTCGCGGCACCTGTACCGGACACAGGCCGCGGCCGTCCTCATCGCGGCGCTGGCTCCCTGGACCATTGCGCTGACCCAGCAGTACTTCCTGCAGATTCCCGAGGACGCCACGATTTTCGCCTGGGGAGTCTCTGGGATAGCGATGACGACCGGCCTCTACACGTTCAAGACGCTTGACCCGGTACCGGCCGCGCAGGAAACTATCGTCGAGCAGATGGGGGACGGAACGCTCGTCGTGGACATCGACGGCTGTATCAGCCACGCGAATCCGGCGGCTGAAACCCTCCTCGCTGGCCCCGAAGAGTCGCTCGTGGGCCAGCAAGTAGAGGCCGTTATTCCGACCTGGGACAGTCTCACAGTCGACGACGAACAAGCAGACTGGTCGGAACTCGCGCTCTCCGTGGACGGCCAGCAGCGGTTTGTCGAACTCGAAGTGACACCGTTTGCCGACCGGTTCGACGGACTCGTTGGTCGACTCGTCGTCCTCCGGGACATCACGGAGCGGAAGCGACGCGAGCAACGGCTGACGCAGTACAAGACGATTTTCGAGGGCGTCAGCGAACCCGTCTACGTCCTCGACGAACACGACCAGTTTGTCACGTACAACGACCCGTTCGCCAAGCTGGTCGGTACCGTCGAGGACAGTCTCGTCGGCGAACGCTTCGAGACTGTGCTAGGGCAGATGGGAACCGAGCCAATGGACGGCGGCTCGGAGGAGGTCCTGATCCGGACCGCATCCGGTGAGCAGGTCCCCTGTGAAGTCGACGCGGCGGACATCGAACTGGCCAGCGGTGAGTCCGGCCGTGTCGGCATCGTCCGTGACATCTCACAGCGAAAAGAAATCGAGTCCGAACTCGCAATGACGACCGAGCGCCTCGAAACGCTCGTCGAGGCTGCCCCGCTCGCGATTGTTGCACTTGACGCCAGCGCGACTGTCGAAGTCTGGAATCCCGCCGCGACGGAACTATTTGGCTGGCGCGCCGACGAGGTGTTGGGCGACACGGTTCCCGTTATCCCGGCCGAGAACCGACGACAGACCGCCGAACTTCACGCGCAAGTCCTCGAAGGGGAGCGTCTGTCGGGCCACGAAACAGAGCTTGAACGAAAAGACGGGAGTCGTGTCGACGTGAGCCTTGCCGCCGCCCCGATTCGCGATCTCAGTGGCACCGTAGTTGGCAGCGTCTCTGTTGTCACGGATATCACCGAACGGAAGCGGCGGGAGCAACAGCTGGAACTCCAGAACGAGCGGCTGGACGAGTTCGCCAGCCTCGTCAGCCACGACCTCCGGAACCCCTTGCAAGTTGCCAGTGGCCATCTGGAACTGGCGTCACAAGACGCTGACTCGGGCGTGCGCGAATCGATAACGGCCGCAACGGACGCCCTCGACCGGATGGAGACGCTCATCGACCACACCCTGACGCTGGCCCGCGAGGGGCGTGACATCAGCGACCCCGAACTGATATCGCTCCGGGAGACGTTTTCCCGGGCCTGGGACGCCGCACCCACGAGCGCGGCCGAACACCGGGTTCGGGACTCGCCGGAGCACGTACTGGCCGACCCCGACCGCCTCGCCGAACTGTTCCAGAACCTCGTGCAAAACGCCGTAGAACACGGCAGTGACGGTGCCACTCCCGGAGCTGGGCCAGCGGCCGATGGCGGAGGAGTAGTCACCATCACGCTCGGAGCCACGCCGGACGGCTTCTACGTCGCCGATGACGGCCCGGGGATTCCGCCGGACCAGCGCGACGCCGTCCTCGAATCGGGCTACAGTACCGACGACGACGGCACCGGCTTTGGCCTGGCGATAGTGGAGACGATTGCCGAGGCCCACGGCTGGGAGCTAACGGTTACCGACAGCGAAGCCGGCGGTGCTCGATTCGAGTTCAGTGGTGTCGAGACTGGGAGTCAGGGGGAAGAACCGACAGCTGGGTCGTTGTGA
- a CDS encoding alpha/beta hydrolase → MPVTERAPESVTVQRDIPFHEVDGETLTLDLYDAAAASGPKPVAVLVRGGAFTSGDKGEFARHALDLAADGFLVIEPQYRLAPEWTFPAALVDVKAAIEWARTEGESYGADTSRVVGVGHSAGANLIVLAALTADEPGFEPELYPGASSALSAAVGYAGVYDFHALDTATDVPAGEGHRAYLGGGPDDEPAAYDLASPVGQVNTDAPPTLLLHGSEDDVVPPSQSELLADALGPMTDVVHETVPSDHGFPFHGAQYDDVYERTVEFIRRIGTDSPDTDGPRGAGDDTGLPGGDLSGPTDRISDLGSGDVHGSDRRDGPGF, encoded by the coding sequence ATGCCCGTGACAGAACGCGCCCCGGAGTCAGTGACAGTGCAGCGCGACATCCCGTTCCACGAGGTGGACGGCGAGACGCTGACGCTCGACCTGTACGACGCAGCGGCGGCCAGCGGCCCGAAACCGGTCGCCGTGCTCGTCCGCGGCGGCGCGTTCACGTCTGGCGACAAGGGTGAGTTCGCCCGGCACGCGCTTGACCTCGCCGCGGACGGCTTTCTGGTCATCGAGCCGCAGTATCGGCTCGCACCGGAATGGACGTTTCCGGCGGCGCTCGTAGATGTAAAGGCCGCTATCGAGTGGGCCCGGACGGAGGGAGAAAGCTACGGCGCGGACACCAGCCGAGTCGTGGGTGTCGGTCACTCAGCCGGCGCGAATCTCATCGTCCTGGCCGCGCTGACGGCGGACGAACCCGGATTCGAACCCGAACTGTACCCCGGCGCGTCTTCGGCACTGTCGGCCGCCGTCGGCTACGCCGGCGTCTATGACTTCCACGCGCTCGATACCGCGACTGATGTCCCAGCGGGTGAGGGCCATCGGGCGTATCTCGGCGGCGGGCCCGACGACGAACCTGCGGCGTACGACCTCGCCTCGCCGGTCGGTCAGGTGAATACCGACGCCCCGCCGACGTTGTTGCTCCACGGCTCTGAAGACGACGTTGTGCCGCCATCTCAGTCCGAACTGCTTGCCGACGCGCTCGGCCCCATGACCGATGTGGTCCACGAGACGGTGCCGTCGGACCACGGGTTCCCGTTCCACGGGGCCCAGTACGACGACGTGTACGAACGGACCGTTGAGTTCATTCGGCGAATCGGAACCGACAGTCCGGACACTGACGGCCCAAGAGGCGCAGGCGATGATACCGGCTTGCCCGGCGGCGACCTGTCAGGACCGACTGACCGCATCAGCGACCTCGGGTCGGGGGATGTTCACGGCTCGGATCGCCGCGACGGCCCCGGATTCTGA